A stretch of DNA from Triticum dicoccoides isolate Atlit2015 ecotype Zavitan chromosome 2A, WEW_v2.0, whole genome shotgun sequence:
CAAGTTGGGTATCAATAAGGCGTTTGACACCGTGCGATGGGACTATATATTTGATCTTCTCCAAAAGCGCCCCCCCTCCCCGAAGGTTTCGCAATTGAATTGCCGCCCTCCTTTCGTCATCCACCTCACGGGTCCTCGTGGTCTCTGGCTGGGAGACCCGCTCTCCCCTCTGCTCGTCATCCTTGCCATTGCCCCCCTTCAATGGGTGCTTCGACTGGCAACCGAGCAGGGCCTCCTACACGACTTAGGTGGTCAGGGTGGTCAATTCGGGACATCGCTCTATGCGGACGATGTTGCATTTTTTGTCTTGCCAATTAAATATGACGTCCAGGTCATCTCTAGTATCCTGTAGAACTTTGGGGAGGTCGTCGGGCTTGTAATTTTTTTCCAAAAGACGCTTGTGGTCCCCATCTGTTACGATGGATTGGACCTTGATGATATCATGCAAACCCTTCCGGCGGTGCGATCGACATTTCCCATAAGATACCTTGGGCTTCCCTTATTGGTTAGGCGGTTAAAAAAGATCCACTTCCAACACCTTGAGGACCAAGTCGCAAGCAAATTACCACCTTGGCAAGGTAAACATTGCACGACAGCGGGGCAGAAAATGCCTTGGTCAAGTCCATCCTCGCCGTCGTCATGATATACCACATCACAGCACTCTCGTCATTCCAGTTGAGGTCCTTCAAGCCATTGACAAGATCCGTGGGGCTTTTATCTGGGTGGTTTCCGACAAGATCTCTGGTGGCAAATGCAAAATTAGTTGGATGCCCCATGAACCTTGACGGCCTTCGAATCCTAACTTGGCAAAGTTTGCTCGAGTCATTCACCTAAGGTGGCCATGGCTTGAGTGTATTGCGTCGGAAAGGACTTGGGTTGGCATTGGGAACCCATGCGACGAGGAGGATATGGACTTTATTTCACGGCCTTACAAAAGTGAATGTGGGGGTGGGAGCGAGGCGAGCTTCTAGGAGTCGGCCTGGCTAAATGGTCTAAGGCCTAAGCTCGTTAATCTTTGGCATATCCACAAACAAGAGGTGGTGTATTAGAAAGGCCCTTTAGAATGGTTCTTGGGGGAAGGGGAGCAAATTCAGTTATCAAGATGGCCTAAGTGGCACACACCCAGAAATTCATCACATTTTGAACTCTGATGGCCCAAGTGCATCTACAAGACGATACGACAGACACCATCCTTTCGAAGTTCACCGCCTTGGATCACTACTCTGTAGCCTCGGCATACAAAGCGCAGTTTTGCAACAGCATTGCAAGAAGCTTCAAAAGCATGATTTGGAAAAACTCGACATCGCCAAAATGAAAGTTCTTTGCTTTACACAAAATTGAGTATGGACAGTCGACCGCCTCGATAAGCATGAGTGGCCAAACTGTGGCAATTGTCCCCTGTGCAACCAAGTTTCGGAGTCGCGTCACACCCCCTCTTTCAATGCACATTCTCAATTAGGGGTGTGGTGCATGGTGCGCGACTGACTGGCTACAACTACAAGGATTATACGAATACCTGGCATGGGTTCAAGGACGTCAAATCATGCCGAGATAGCAGGCTTTGATTTACCAGACACTTGCCCTAGGGTGGCCAAACTTgttctaaggctggtcatagtgggagtaatataagtagtaacatagatgccacataagcaaaaatgatgaggtggcaaataattaatgaggagagagacaaatagaataacataatatgttaccatcacatagcgcttccTAATGTAAaacgagtctacaaagtaataaatgaacatatatatgttaccacacacgtgacactacccactatacgaaggtagtaacatagactaaaggcctgtttggttccaataagtcacctgacttataagtcaggtgacttaaaaccagtgacttataagtcacgtccgtttggttgtcacctgacttataagtcacctgaccacACCTTTTCATCTTGTTTTTTTATGTAAAGGTGGTGGGACCCATGTAAaatgggtgacttataagttttaaattgggatggagcaacttatgacttataagttgaggTGACTTATAAATTGGGTCTATTTGACAAAATAAGTCAtttttttcacttttcgacttataagttggtgacttatttgaaacCAAACAGGTCTAATAACATGTATATATTACTAATCTATGTCACTCTCCTATGACCAGCCTAAACCCTCTCTTAATGAATGAATGAATGCACTGAGTCTTTCGCcctttccaaaaaaaaaaacactAGCGCGCAGGGAAACCAGCCGCTTACTGTTGTACGTTTGACTTTAGTTGGCAAGCTACAATCAGATCTGAGAAGTAAACCGACCGAGGACTGAGGTCCAGCATCACTCGTGCCATCCTTTTCGCCCAGGAACTGCAGCAGCATGCATCGCCCCCCATTTGGTGTGGATCATGCATGTGCGTCCCCAGATCCGGTTCATCTCATCGGGAGCAACCGGACAAGCGCTTGGACTGCGCGATCGGGACACCGGACGGACGGACACGTCGCCGCGCCCGCATCCGCATCCGCGGCCGTCGGCAGGTCGTCGCCCACGCGCGAGTTCGCCGGCCGCTCCCCGTGCACGCGCGTGCGTGATCGGGAGGCAGGAGGCTAGGCTCTCCTAGCCGCGAGTTGCGACGCGACGCCAAGAGCTGATGGGCGCGGTGTCGAGCCCTcggcgaccggagcatcgtcgtccgcGCCGATCGCGACGGGTCGCCACCGGTGGTGGGCCGGGCGGGGGCGCTCGCGCGCAACGCAACGCGACGATGCATCGGGGGATGGACCGACGCCTTTCTTTCTTTCACTTGACAGCACGCTCGCTGTCTGTCTGGGACGATTCGTGAGCGGGCGCGAGAAATCGATCGGTAACAATAATTGCGGGTGGCGGAACGAATCGATCTGCCTGGCCCGGCCCTGCCCTGGGCGGTTTGGCCGGGCATGTGAAGTGAAGCTCACCCGCGCGCGGGCGGTGGCCCGGCAGATCGCACAGGCCTGTGGACGCGGCCAATTACTTATCCCTGCCCCTGCCCCTGCGTTGCGTATTCACTCCGGCCTGCGGCGGCACAGCACAGCGACGACAGCTGCTAGTGATCGGTTCTACTTTTTCACGAGCGCATCCACGTGATCGCCCGCCAGCCAGCCACTTGCTAGTTGTCACTCGCTGACACACCCGCTCGCTTGCCAGTAGGCGAGGCGAGCATCGATGCGTGGTGTACACTCACTCGAGTAGTACCACAAATCTTATCTTACCAGAGCTAGTAAGATCTTTTGCTCGCTCCTCTCTTTTCTATTGCGGCTCGTTTTACACACCATCTAATTCACCGACCCCACCCCGCTGCTAAAAGAAAGCGTAGACATGACGATCAATAACGTGCACGCCCGCCGAACTCTTTGATTGGTGATGAGCTCGCGGAATGGAGTAGCCAAGCGAGAAGAGCATCTCCACGGGCACGGGCATGTGGTGCGCAGCTGGAGGCCGGAGGGAGAGCGAACGCAAAGCTGCATTGCATTGCATGGCATGCGGCCGGGCCAGGCGAGCTGTGCGCTGCTCGTCATCGGGCGGCCCGGAAAGCCGAAAGAATCCTTTTGCTTTTCGGCATCGCTGCCTGCCTTGCTTGCTTCCCCGGGcgcctctctctttctttcttgctTGCTTCCACATGCGCTCTCGTGTGCGGCCTGAACCCTGTCGGACACGTCCATGCCGCATTATTcagcctcctctcctctcctctcctcacaTGGGGCGCTGAAACGGTGAGGGACTCGATGATGCCGAACCGGGCTAGAGGGCGGCCACTAGCTCGTACGTTTCGGGTCAGAGGGTCAGTCAGTGCGTGCCCGCTGCCGGCTTCGTTGTCATGTGTGAGTGACTTACGTGCCACGGCAGGAGGTGCCTTCCATGCCTTGTGGAGTAGAGTACAGTATGTACATTTCATTCTTGGCTTCCTGCTCCGGCGATTAATCTCGTAAAAGAGATTGCATTTGATCATGCGTTTCCTTGCGAAATTTTCGAGGAATCCAAGCGCGAAAAAGGGATGTACTCTGGCAAAGGAGCGTACGTAATTCCTCCCCGCAGGATAACTGTTTCTTGCGATAATTCTACACCTACGAAACGTTCTACGTAGGGTTACGTAACCTTTCATAAAATTCTCTTcccgggagcaactagttaacgagcgctccttcgggagcctcgcaacgatcagcgccatttgacgcgctctcagccattcaccacgtgtcgcgctctggacgatTCCTtcgaattttatttttttatttttccgcacgcgtttttggTTTTTTAAACGTTTTTTGGggtttttttcgacgttttggtttttctccggtctttcttagcttttcgatcaaaaaattcaaaaaaaaatcatgaaaaaacgCGTTTGTTTCGtgaaagtcacggtttttcttccgcgagaggcacggttgtgctttagcgagagtcacggccgtgcctctcggaaacgaagaaaaacacgttttctgtttttttttctttagcgagagtcacggttttgctttcgcgagaggcacggttgtgctttcgcgatagtcacgaccgtgcctctcggaaagggaaaaataaaacgcgttttcgagaggcacgggcgtgcctctttcggaaaggaaaaaaaaaccatgctcctggttcggtttttttgcccggtttttttcgtgaaaaaaagaattcgtcaaaacctatcaacatgggatctagttttgatgaactcgacgtgaggaatccaatgatgaaaacggttcgtgatttggacgcacggtttaaaagataaaacattttgaataaacgaatctagaaaaaaggaaaaacttaaCAGGTTGCGATTTGTCGCGACCTGGAAAAATAGAGTGTTGTTTGAAacaagtactccttaattagtgattttgtcTCTTCCCTCCCTGATTTTAACCGGGTGGCCCCAACTGCAAATGCTGGCCCAATTAACAAACCCCACATCAGCTTTTACGTAAAATCTAAACGTAACATTAGCGTATGTGTAGCATTGCTCTGTTTCTTGGATTTAAAAAGCTCTAATTGTTCTCTTGTGGCTAGGCGACGCCGGTCTTGGTTATGGGAGATCGGCAAGCACATGTACGTGCATTAAGACTGCTACGTGACGAGCCCAATTATGCGGAGGCCGAAAAACGGACGAGCGAAAGCCCGGGTCCGGGAGTTCCCACATGCTATGCTAATCTAAATCATGCACGGACCAATGACGCCATATATTGACCTAAAAAAAACAATGGCGCCATACGGCGCGAGTCGAGCCGAACCCCACTGGGATGCTTCCCGGTTACCGCCGCTCCTTGTCCGGTTGCAGTCTGGGATTCATCCACCGGAGTGGTTCCGTTTCCCGCGCCATGccgtgctgctgccgccgcctcgtgCCCCCCCCTCGCACTCTCTGGGCCACCTCACCACGTCCCGCTTCGATCTTCGATGGTGGTCAAAAAACCTAGCCAAactataaaaataaaaaataaattaaaaaaaggtgggacATTTATCCCCGGCCTCACGCCCTTTTAATACCGCCACCTCCAGAGCTCAGCTCAGCTCATCACTCCCACACTCAACACTTCCGCCACCTTGGCCTCctcctccacagctagctagcaaaGCTGAGCTAGTAGAAGGTAGCCACCCACAACCGCAGGGCGACGATGGCGTCGACCGCCGCCTTCCTCCCGCTGCTGGCGCTCCTGCTGGTGGCGACGGCGCATTGCTCGCCGCTGCTGCCCCAGCGGTGCCCGCAGGCCGACCGGCAGGCGCTGCTCCGGGTGAAGCAGGCGCTGGGCAGCCCGGCGacgctcaagacgtggtcgccggcGTCGGCGGACTGCTGCGCGTGGGACCACCTCACGTGCGACGAGGCCGGGCGCGTGAACAACGTCTTCATCGACGGCGCCGACGACGTGCGCGGCCAGATCCCGTCCGCGCTGGCGGGGCTGACGGCGCTCATGTCGCTCTCGCTCTTCCGCCTCCCGGGCCTCCAGGGCCCCATCCCGGCCTGCCTCACCTCCCTCTCCAAGCTCGAGTTCCTCACCGTCTCCCACACCAACGTCTCCGGCTCCATCCCggactccctggcgcgcctccacaGCCTCGACTCCGTCGACCTCTCCAACAACAGGCTCACGGGCGCCATCCCCAACTCCTTCGCCGACATGCCCAACCTCCGGTCGCTGGACCTCCGCCGGAACCAGCTCACCGGCCGCATCCCGGCCAGCCTCGTGCAGGGGCAGTtccggtcgctggtgctgtcctacAACCAGCTGACGGGCCCGATCCCGCGCGACGACGCGCAGGACGAGATCAACACCGTGGATCTGTCGCACAACCAGCTGAGCGGCGACGCGTCCTTCCTCTTCTCCGAGGGGCGGCCCATCGGCAAGGTGGACCTGTCCTACAACAACCTCGACTTCGAGCTGAGCAGGCTCAAGTTCCCCAAGGAGCTGACGTACCTGGACCTGAGCCACAACCGCATCAGGGGCACCGTGCCCCGGTCGCTGGAGGCGCTGTCCACGCTGCTCACGCTGGACCTCAGCTACAACAACCTCTGCGGGCCGCTCCCCAAGCTGCACGGCGTCATGCGGCACGGCTGCAAGGCCTACGAGCACAACCTCTGCCACCGCGGGGCGCCGCTCGAGAGCAGCTGCCACCAGCTCTGAGCTCGCCGCCGGCGCCCGGCAGGCGTACGTTATATGAGTGGTGTGTTGGCGTTCTCGTGCGCATACGGACGCACGAAGGACGGTGCTTTGGGGCTTAGTAAACTCACTAGTGGAGTGGAGCACCGCGGTGGTGGCAATGCCTGACACGCGCGGTCCTTGAGCTTGTGTACGAAACGATAGAGATGTGTGTGCGTGCCGTGTCCTGTGTGTGTACCGTCTGGAGATGCGCCCGAGAGTGTGTGTGTGCCCGTGTTCGGGATGGATGGATCATCCCAGTTACCTGATGTATCAACTGTTAAATGGTAATTATGTTTGGCTTACTTTTACATGCTTTTCTGAGAGGCATACAAATGTATGCACATACAGCAAGAGATGTCTGAAAAACGCAGCAGAGGGTGGGTGAGAACTTAAAAGTTCAGTTCATGCATGCACATACAGCAAGAGATGTCTGAAGGATTCTGAAATCTGAACACATTTGACTCAGCGTGCGCACAACATGCAAAAACTGATGGTTTCAAGCGACAACAAAGTTTGTGTTATTGGCTGGAGACGAATCATGCTCGTCCACTAATGAATGCacgcaaatatattttttaaacaagGCAAAAGACTTGCTATTTCATTGATAAAGGAGAATGTTCTAGACAGAAACCGCAAAACGGCAAATAGGAGGCCTACTAACACCCAAATGTTTCGCTCCGGCCATAGCCCAAAGTAACACCTCCTGTTTGATTTTGTTGATGATGACCATGAAAGGGGCCGCCGAGTTGCGGAAGACTCTAGCATTACACTCCGACCAAACCTCCCAAGAGATGAGCATCATAAGAGAGGCAAGCGCCTTGGGCGAGTCAAGACGGAGCTGAAGGTTTCCATTCCACCATTCTCTGACCGAAGCCCTCGTCACCCAAGTAGACGTGGTGCTGTGATGCATGCCAAGCCACGGGAGGACGTCATTCCAAATGCGCATGGTGTAGCGACACTGGAAAAGCAGATGAGCCGTGGTTTCTTGGGTTTGCTTGCAAAGAGGACATAGTCCGCAGTTAGGCCAACCACGACGGCTCAAGCGGTCCAAAGTCCAAATCCTATCTTGAAGAACAAGCCAAGCAAAAAACTTGCATCGAGGAGGCGCCCACACCGTCCACACTGAATGGACAAGGTCCGAGTTGGTgaggcctgaaggaaatatgccctagaggcaataataaagttattatttatttccttatatcatgataaatgtttattattcatggtagaattgtattaaccgaaaacttagtacatgtgtgaatacatagacaaacatagtgtcactagtatgcctctacttgactagctcgttgatcaaaaatggctatgtttcctaaccataaacatgagttgtcatttgactaacgaggtcacaacattaggagaatgatgtgattgacttgacccattccgttagcttaacacttgatcgtttagtttgttgctattgctttcttcatgacttatacatgttcctatgactatgagattatgcaactcccgtttaccggaggaatgatacgtctccaatgtatctacttttccaaacacttttgcccttgttttggactctaaattgcatgatttgaatggaactaacctggaatgacgctgtttttagcagaattaccatggtgttatttatgtgcaggagcaaacgttctcggaatgacctgaaacttcacggagccacttttcagaaaataaaaaaaatacctgcaaaagatgaaggccaggagcccaccacctctccacgagggtggggcgcacgccagccccctagggcgcgccccctacctcgtgggccccctgttgcctctcctccatatattgagtttcggggagaaaaaaacagagagaaaaaatcatcgcgttttacgatacggagccgccgccaagccctaaaacctctcgggagggctgatctggagtccgttcggggccccgaagaggggaatccgtcgccatcgtcatcatcaaccatcctctatcaccaatttcatgatgctcactgccgtgcgtgagtaattccatcataggcttgctggacggtgatgggttggatgggatctatcatgtaatcgagttagttttgttagggtttgatccctagtgtccactatgttctgagattgatgttgctatgacttcgctatgcttaatgcttgtcactagggcccaagtgccatgatttcagatctgaacctattatgttttcatcaatatatgagtgttcttgatcctatcttgcaagtctatagtcacctattatgtgttatgatccgttaaccccgaagtgacaataatcgggatacttaccggtgatgaccgtagtttgaagagttcatgtattcactatgtgttaatgctttgttccggttctttattaaaaggaggccttaatatcccttagtttccgtaaggaccccgctgccacgggagggtaggacaaaagatgttatgcaaggtcttttccataagcacacatgactatattcggaatacatgcctacattacattgatgaactggagctagttctgtgtcaccctaggttatgactgttacatgatgaaccgcatccggcataattctccatcatcgatccattgcctacgagctttccatatattgttcttcgcttatttactttcccgttgctattgctatcatcactacaaaataccaaaaacattacttttactactgtcaccttttgctaccgttaccactactatcatattactttgctactaaatactttgctgcagatattaagtttccaagtgtggttgaattgacaactcagctgctaatacttgagagtattctttggctccccttgtgtcgaatcaataaatttgggttgaatattctaccctcaaaaactgttgcgatcccctatacttgtgggttatcaagactattttctggtgccgttgccggggagcatagctctattctttgagtcacttgggatatatatctgcttatcattatgaagaacttggggatcgaggagtacccactataccatgctctattaaaagaaactatgtaaaactgctttatgtgatcttggagacggtgttagtgttatgcctctctctttatatcgtagacttgatttgaataagttgatacctactgaaatatctttgcaaatggctgataaatcaactgctatacctgttggtatttgtgaggatgtgcctgttgtagttgcaaacgttactattttaacggactttgttattcttaatatttccgaggacgatagtatgtctattattcttggaagaccctttttgaatactgcgggggcttttattgattgcactaaaggcaatgtcacttttcatgttaatggtaatgagcatacggtacactttacgaggaaacaaccccaagttcatagtatcaactctattggaaaaattccatcgattatatttggaggttttgaatttcctcttcctactatcaagaagaaatatgatattcttattattggggatgtgtatatccccgttgaggtaacatagtattattcgaaatttctccggttccatattattcggaatgagttcgttaacaagacttgatcaaccttgttagtggattccttttgatgattatgagatggatgaaactagaaggcacaaccttctgtaccccacttttactttctgttatttacattaaataaaataaaaataaatatttttctgtctgttatctgattatccgtgcaatataaaaatacctcaaaaataaaagttctccaaatgccctaaaatttaaatatgattttttctaaaatat
This window harbors:
- the LOC119354084 gene encoding polygalacturonase inhibitor 1-like: MASTAAFLPLLALLLVATAHCSPLLPQRCPQADRQALLRVKQALGSPATLKTWSPASADCCAWDHLTCDEAGRVNNVFIDGADDVRGQIPSALAGLTALMSLSLFRLPGLQGPIPACLTSLSKLEFLTVSHTNVSGSIPDSLARLHSLDSVDLSNNRLTGAIPNSFADMPNLRSLDLRRNQLTGRIPASLVQGQFRSLVLSYNQLTGPIPRDDAQDEINTVDLSHNQLSGDASFLFSEGRPIGKVDLSYNNLDFELSRLKFPKELTYLDLSHNRIRGTVPRSLEALSTLLTLDLSYNNLCGPLPKLHGVMRHGCKAYEHNLCHRGAPLESSCHQL